One segment of Triticum aestivum cultivar Chinese Spring chromosome 2A, IWGSC CS RefSeq v2.1, whole genome shotgun sequence DNA contains the following:
- the LOC123189600 gene encoding uncharacterized protein ycf20 has product MACAPNYIAIGLANYGLYTGTRVLSPSYKNFPRKSSYKFLKVRALQGNDGRRRLIDIIRIIPELSRNYFKSGSRRALFGGIALLGGFYVAQTISLSFGALGVNDVIAAVVCVLLTEYVTKFYYSRPKVTFAVALLNNFKMGFTYGLFIDAFKLAS; this is encoded by the coding sequence ATGGCGTGTGCGCCAAATTATATTGCCATTGGCCTTGCCAACTATGGTTTATATACGGGAACAAGGGTACTCTCACCGAGCTACAAGAACTTCCCACGGAAATCCTCCTACAAGTTTCTCAAGGTCCGTGCCCTGCAGGGAAATGATGGTCGTAGAAGGCTGATTGACATAATCCGAATCATCCCAGAGCTGTCAAGAAACTATTTCAAAAGCGGGTCCAGGAGAGCTCTTTTCGGCGGCATCGCGCTACTGGGTGGCTTTTATGTTGCACAGACAATATCCCTGTCGTTCGGTGCTTTGGGCGTGAACGATGTTATAGCAGCAGTTGTGTGTGTGCTCCTGACCGAGTACGTGACAAAGTTCTACTACAGCCGGCCTAAGGTTACCTTCGCCGTCGCGCTCCTCAACAATTTCAAGATGGGTTTCACATATGGCCTCTTCATTGATGCCTTCAAGCTTGCTAGCTGA
- the LOC123189599 gene encoding pentatricopeptide repeat-containing protein At1g06710, mitochondrial, producing the protein MITRRAAAVALRASLRRARSSHAADTGDLLPGLVDRPTPRPGPRVSLHDFAFIRDPAPAPPAAALPPPEVVLISKAVRAYGADFDGKAERFLRRYREFLTDSVVVAVLRAVRSPELCVRFFLWAERQVGYSHTGACYDALAEVLGFEDRARTAERLLREIGEDDRDVLGRLLNVLVRQCCRQGMWGEALEELGRLKDFGYRPSAVTYNALVQVLASAGQVEMGFRVQKEMSASGFCMDRSTVGSFAQALCKEGRWGDALDMIEREDFKLDTVLCTQMISGLMEASLFNEAMSFLHRMRCNSYIPNVVTYRTLLSGFLKKKQLGWCKRIINMMMTEGCNPNPSLFNSLVHTYCNAEDYAYAYKLFNRMNNCGCPPGYVVYNIFIGSICGREELPNLELLDLAEKVYEEMLVASCVLNKVNTANFARCLCGVGKFEKAFQIMKEMMRKGFVPDASTYTKVITFLCQANRVDKAFLLFQEMKKVGVNPDVYTYTILIDSFCKAGLIEQAQGWFDEMRSAGCSPNVVTYTALLHAYLKSKQLCQANIIFHRMVDDSCYPNAVTYSALIDGLCKTGEIQKACEVYAKLIGTSDSKESDFYFEGKDTDTISPNVVTYGALVDGLCKAQKVADAHELLDAMLSSGCEPNQIVYDALIDGFCKVGEIDSAQKVFLRMTKCGYLPSVHTYTSLIDRMFKDGRLDLAMKVLSQMLKDSCNPNVVTYTAMVDGLCKTGETEKALNLLSLMEKKGCSPNVVTYTALIHGLGKAGKVDAGLKLFMQMKTKGCAPNYVTYRILINHCCAAGLLDDAHLLLDEMKQTHWPKYLQGYRNTVQGFSKKFLASLGLLEEMESHDTAPIALVYGMLIDSFSKAGRLETALELHKEMMEVLSSLNMASTDMHTSLIQALCLSSQVEEAIALYSEMTRKGIVPDLSAFVCLVKGLIEMNKWNEALQLCYGICQEGVNWQGNKFCDGG; encoded by the exons ATGATAACCCGCCGTGCGGCGGCGGTAGCCCTACGCGCCTCCCTGCGCCGCGCCCGCTCCTCCCACGCCGCCGACACCGGCGACCTCCTGCCAGGCCTCGTCGACCGGCCCACGCCGCGCCCCGGGCCCCGCGTCTCCCTCCACGACTTCGCCTTTATCAGGGACCCtgcccccgcgccccccgccgccgccctcccgccCCCGGAGGTCGTCCTGATCTCCAAGGCGGTGCGGGCCTACGGCGCCGACTTCGACGGCAAGGCCGAGCGGTTCCTGCGACGGTACCGCGAGTTCCTTACCGATTCCGTCGTGGTCGCGGTGCTCAGGGCGGTGCGCTCCCCGGAGCTCTGCGTCAGGTTCTTCCTCTGGGCCGAGCGCCAGGTGGGTTACAGCCACACTGGTGCCTGCTACGACGCGCTCGCCGAGGTCTTGGGGTTCGAAGACCGCGCCAGGACCGCCGAGAGGCTGCTTAGGGAGATTGGGGAGGATGATCGTGACGTGCTCGGCAGATTGCTCAATGTGCTGGTGCGGCAGTGTTGCCGCCAAGGCATGTGGGGCGAGGCGCTTGAGGAGCTTGGGAGGCTGAAGGACTTTGGGTACAGGCCGTCCGCGGTGACCTACAATGCACTCGTGCAGGTGCTTGCGAGCGCGGGGCAGGTGGAAATGGGGTTCCGAGTGCAGAAGGAGATGTCGGCATCAGGGTTCTGCATGGACAGGTCCACAGTCGGATCCTTTGCGCAGGCTCTGTGCAAGGAGGGACGTTGGGGCGATGCACTTGACATGATAGAGAGGGAGGATTTTAAGCTCGACACTGTGTTGTGCACCCAGATGATCAGTGGACTGATGGAGGCCTCCCTTTTCAATGAGGCCATGTCATTTCTTCACAGGATGCGGTGCAACTCGTATATCCCGAATGTGGTAACATATAGGACGCTGCTCTCAGGATTTCTGAAAAAGAAGCAGCTTGGCTGGTGCAAGAGAATCATTAACATGATGATGACAGAGGGTTGCAATCCAAATCCTTCATTGTTCAATTCACTTGTGCATACTTACTGCAATGCTGAGGATTATGCATATGCATATAAACTGTTTAATAGGATGAATAACTGCGGTTGTCCTCCTGGTTATGTTGTATACAACATATTCATTGGAAGCATTTGTGGTCGAGAAGAATTGCCAAATCTTGAGTTGTTGGATTTGGCAGAGAAAGTCTACGAGGAGATGCTGGTTGCTAGCTGCGTTCTCAATAAGGTTAACACTGCCAATTTTGCTCGGTGCCTTTGTGGTGTGGGAAAATTTGAGAAGGCATTTCAGATAATGAAGGAGATGATGAGGAAAGGCTTTGTTCCTGATGCAAGCACGTACACTAAGGTGATTACTTTTCTGTGCCAGGCTAACAGGGTAGACAAGGCCTTCCTTTTATTTCAAGAGATGAAGAAGGTAGGTGTTAATCCGGATGTGTACACATACACAATTTTGATCGATAGCTTTTGTAAGGCTGGTCTCATTGAACAAGCCCAGGGCTGGTTTGATGAGATGAGAAGTGCTGGCTGCTCACCAAATGTAGTGACATATACTGCATTGCTTCATGCTTACCTGAAATCTAAGCAGCTCTGTCAGGCTAATATCATCTTCCACAGAATGGTTGATGATTCCTGCTATCCAAATGCCGTTACATATAGTGCACTAATTGACGGCCTCTGTAAGACGGGCGAAATCCAAAAGGCCTGCGAAGTCTATGCCAAATTAATAGGGACTTCTGACAGTAAAGAATCTGATTTCTACTTTGAAGGCAAGGACACAGACACCATTTCTCCAAATGTTGTCACCTATGGTGCACTTGTAGATGGTTTGTGCAAAGCTCAAAAGGTGGCTGATGCTCATGAGTTGCTAGATGCTATGCTATCATCTGGCTGTGAGCCCAACCAGATTGTTTATGATGCTCTGATTGATGGTTTTTGCAAAGTTGGAGAAATTGATAGTGCTCAGAAGGTATTTCTGCGGATGACTAAGTGTGGTTACTTGCCTAGTGTGCATACATACACGTCCTTGATTGACCGGATGTTCAAGGATGGGAGACTTGATCTTGCAATGAAAGTTTTGTCTCAAATGCTAAAGGATTCATGTAATCCTAACGTCGTCACTTACACAGCTATGGTTGATGGGCTCTGTAAAACAGGTGAAACTGAAAAAGCCCTAAACCTGCTGTCATTGATGGAAAAGAAGGGATGCAGTCCAAATGTTGTAACTTACACTGCCCTAATACACGGACTAGGGAAAGCTGGTAAAGTTGATGCAGGTCTTAAGCTTTTTATGCAAATGAAGACAAAAGGATGTGCTCCCAACTATGTTACATACAGAATACTGATAAACCATTGTTGTGCTGCTGGTCTTTTGGACGATGCCCATTTACTGCTTGATGAGATGAAGCAGACCCACTGGCCAAAGTATCTGCAAGGATACCGCAACACAGTTCAGGGTTTCAGCAAGAAGTTTCTTGCTTCTCTTGGTTTGTTGGAGGAGATGGAATCACATGACACAGCACCGATAGCTCTTGTTTATGGGATGCTCATTGATAGTTTCTCCAAGGCTGGTAGACTGGAGACAGCCTTGGAGTTGCACAAAGAGATGATGGAAGTCTTGTCATCCCTAAATATGGCCAGCACGGACATGCACACCTCATTAATCCAGGCACTTTGTTTATCATCTCAAGTTGAAGAAGCAATTGCACTATATAGTGAAATGACCAGGAAAGGCATTGTACCAGATTTAAGTGCCTTTGTTTGTCTTGTAAAGGGACTAATTGAAATGAATAAGTGGAATGAAGCTCTTCAGTTGTGTTATGGCATATGCCAGGAG GGTGTGAACTGGCAGGGTAACAAATTCTGTGATGGAGGGTAG